Genomic segment of Colletotrichum destructivum chromosome 5, complete sequence:
TCAAACTGATTGCTTTCGGGAGGAAGACAGCGGCTTTACAAGGGCGGCGGTAACGATATGGCCTTGCTTAACTGCAGGATCGGTGTGATGTACCTTAAGTTGGGATGCTTTAGGTCCATGTCGGTGCGGTGCTTCAGTCGACTGGTAATGCTGCTGGTCGATCCTTGGTCAATTTCAGTTGCGAGATGGGGGTGTCTCTGCTTGACGGGACTTCTAGGGGCCGCACGGCGGCTCTAGTGGTAGTGTGCAATGCGGTGCGGCAAAAGCTAGGGTGCGAGGGTCAGGGACCAgggtcgccgtcggcgtcagTCGGTGGGGAGAAGCTGAGGCACCAAGGGTCTTGGGTCTGAGCCGAATCGAGACAGGCACAGGACAATGTGGTCCTGGGATGGAACAACTGCGCTGCATCATGGCATTGCTGGCCTGCTGCCTGCAAGTTACAATCCGGACGTCGACCCGGGCGGTTGTAGGTTGGGCTGTAGCAGGCTGCAGATCAGGGACTCGGAAGCTGGGCGGCCACTCTGCGGATACCTGGTGGAATTCGGCATGGGGCCGAACGAAGCGACCTCTTGCTTTGCTGTTGCTTACCAAGAGCTCCTTTGGGCCAATTGACGTATGTATGCAGACGGATAGCTATGCATGTCTTGGTGTGCGGGCTCTTGTAGATGTGAAGATAAGTAGGTACAATCGTTAAATGTCAAGCATGCAAAGTTGTCCGGGAAGGTACTGCCTACAGATAGTGTGTACGGACACACCACCTACTCAAGGTAGTTGCTAAACTGGTGCAAGGTTTGAAGTCAGGGGGCTGCGATGTATGCATGGAATGCTGGCAGACAGAGAAACAGAAAATGAGATTGTGTGGTGTATGGCTGGCCGGCAGCTCGTTTCTCCCGGCCGCCAGTGCCCAACCCCAAGAAACCTACCTGGGTAGTTAACCAATTCAATGAGGGGGAGGTCCTAGGCGAATCAGATtggaggagaaagaaaatgAGTGTTTGCTTTTTCAGTagtttttttccccctttcgCCCAAGCTTCTTTTTCTTGACCCTTGGAGTGTTTGAGGTGACCTTATGTCACGCGTCGACAGGGAGATGCTTTCTTGTTGCGTCACAAAATCTGCCAGCTATTGCAACCTTGCGAACAAAGGTTTTCGGCGCGCTGGGTCAAGTCGATATTGACACGAAAATGAAGTGGCAACACACGAATCGAAGGCGAGATGAACTCGCTGGATGCCTGCGCGTATCCGTGTCTTCTTATTCGAATGATTAAATTGAACATTCTCATAGGGGCTGTAAATGTGTTTCCATCAATAGCACGTTTTCCACTGAAGCTACGGATACCTTGGAGGCAAATGTTATCTCTCCAGTTTTCGGCCCTGCTTCTCCCTAATAGTCCCAGCAAACTGCACAAGGTAATTAAAATCTTTCGAGCGAACTTTCTATGGACTTTGGAAGGGTTTACTCTCCGCTTGAAGATCCACATTGGCGACTGCCCAGGGACAAGCGGATATGCTATTGCCCAAGGAACACTTTCCCGACTATCCCCCAAAACCCCAAGACAGCAGGCACTCATGGTATCCCACCCACCCTGCTGGCGACATTTCGGTCGAGCAGCCGCGGGCCGGTCCAATCAGCCGCAGGAACGGCCGTCATCCTGAACTTTCCTGGACGTTAGGATGGGAAGAATGTCTCTCCATTCGCCAACAGGCCAGCAAATGAGGTTCGGCCACTCATCcactccttcttctcccattCTTCTTTTGTTCTACTGGTAACACGTCCGTGGCTGCCTTCCGCAACAGCCAAGTAGCGACTGATACTTGCAATAAAAATCTGGTCTCAGCTGCGTGCCGCAAGCAAAAAGTGAGACCCGAGAGACACGTGAAGTCGAGGAACGTATCGTCATcgtacctaggtacatagctacctacctacttaggtGTACTTACCTGTGTGGGCTGCGAAGTGGGTCACTACTGGCCAATGCACGTTCCTGCCTCCTGGTCCCGCAAACCCGACATGGGCTGGTCCATCGGGCCTGCCCTGCGAATTTGGATCTTGTTTCAAACCCCATCGAGAGAATGATGCGGCTTGGTCCATGTGTTTACAATCTTTTCTAATTGCAGCCGCCTTCGCGCCATGCTCCCGTTTGCCTGCTGTACGTTGCCCAAGATGCCGGCAATCAACTCATCTTCTTGGTGACTTCCGAACGGGAAACTGACGACAGAGCATTACGATGTCGCCCGTATCTGTTCGGCTTAGTAGGGTGTGTGCCCACGATCGTGCAGGCCGCGGTTcagtaggtacctaaggtagtAGAAGGTGTCTGGTTGGATGAGGCGAAACCGGCCGACCTCTAGCAATGGGGCCAGGCGTCTTCCCATCGTGTCGACGGAGGCCGTTACACCAATTAAACCAGGTCCCGTTCAGGACTTgagtcgacgacgaggcgggGATGCGACCAATGAACTACATGACTATGGCATCATCGTTGCTCCTTGCGGGACACCGCCGCGCCCTGCTCACCCGGTTCAACGTCCAGATTTCTTTCGACCTGATAGAATATGGGAACTTTCGCCGACACGGCTGCTCCGGCTTCCCGAACATCTCAGTAGAAGCACAGGGCTGACGTCGCGTCTCGTTTTAACGCTTCTGAACCGGGACAATATTTGCACCGAGAAAGCCCGCATACGACTGTGCCCACCAGGCCAGGGTTGAGGTTGCAGCTATCTTCGCCCAAGTGCTGTTGTCCAGAGCGCTTTGTGGTTGAGTTTGAAAGCCAATGTTGTTCATCGGCCATGCTATTGCGGTACGAACCCATGAGCTTAGGTCGACTTTGGTCGAAATCGCCATAGCGAGCCCTGAAGGTGACCAGAAAGTGCTGCTTCGGTAGCATGTCTTCTTGGCATCGAaaatcctcttcttctgcccATCTTTTTTCAGACATCAATTCAGACTTATTGCTAACAGCTTCTCAGGCGCTTGTGCTCATAAGGCCTCCATCAGATGTTGTCGAACGTGGGCACGATTTGACCTTTGACGACAGGCATCTGCGCCTCGCTTTTGTATCCATTGAGGACCTGGCCCCACGTTTGTCTAAGCTCTCAGTCACACGAGAAGACGGAGTCCATACGAAGCTCTCTCTATCGACTTGCCTGTGAGAAGGGGCTCACGAGCAACGTCGTAATCGATTGTGTCGGTTCCCCCGCGTGTCGAACGGATGCGAGTCTGAGTGCTCGAGGCATTCTGCCAACCAATCTGCGCCCGGGACAGGCCTCTGCAAAGGTCGTGGCTTGCAGATTTTCAGTCGTGGCATGTATTTCCCTATCACCAACGTTTGGCTGGGTCGCACACCTGCGGCATGCGTGTTTCTCGCAAAGACAAACCAAACACTCCCTTGTTACCTCTCCTGCAGAATGCGGTGTGCCTTTGCTATGGTGCTACTCGTCCATCCCCTGCGTCGGCCGGCTGTGGCAGCAAATTTCCGGCACGGCTGAGGGCATGCTGCTTTCAATCTGAGAACGAAGGGCACCAGTCGGGTCTGACTGGCCACGCCATTTTCGCCTCAGTGTCGTCTTCACTGGCTAGGATGCGATGCAAACAACGTGGTCTTGGTGGTAAATTTGACAGCCCAACCTGGAACCTATTACAATGCGAACTTTAGGGGACCAACTCTGGCCTAGTCCAGACGTTAAACGTCATCCGCTAGCAGCTCTTGATGTCATCGGGGATTATGAGCTAGAGAAAATCATAGCCTCAAAGGGCTCTCCAGCGATTTGATCTCCCAAGCCCGATCATTCGGGCAACTACATGCCGTTCGGTTTCCACAAGCAACCGAAGACTCTCATCGGCACGCACTGTGCCTCCTGATGCACAACATACGGAAACGACCCTTAAAAGCTGGGCGACGCTAGGCCAAGCGCCCTGGATTGATGCTCAAGGGGCGCCAGATTGTCTCCTGTCTCTCAGTTGCGTCTTTCAGATACACAGACACACAACGTGTATTGTTCATGCGTGGCAGAAAGCAGCAGAACAGGCTGCTGAATAGACCCGAAACATCAGATCACGTCACGAAAACGTCTTACGCGGCCACGTTGCGAGGGTCACTTGTCTGAGTGGAGGACAAGAGTGTCTTCCATATCATGTGTCATGACACAGAGGCTTCCATTTAAAAACACTTTTCACCAAATGACCGTCCCTGCCTAGGGCTTAGGCAGCCAGGTTCAAGCGTCTGACAGGCGGGCGGCTACAGGCCGAGTGATGGGGAAGAGCTAGCAAGGACGGCTGCCCTTGGGCGCGGGTTCTGTTGTTGGTAGTCTCGCAGACGCGAGATTCAGTGACAGATGTTTTCTGATGCATGAGACAACATGGTATTCAAGCTAGGCTACCTACAATGATACTCGTCCGCAAAAGGCCTGAACGAGTATTGGTGCAAAAACAAACATCCATTGTGCCAAACGTCTCTGTCCAATCCTACTCGAGCAAGACATACACTCACACAATTTGTCTGATCCTTGAACCGCCGAGCCGCAGCCCCGGACCCAGATTCTGTGTCGTCAAAATGAGATCCAAGCGTCCGAGGATCGGGCCCGGAAGGAACTCTATACCGGACCACGCCTGCCCGGCCTGCCGCAGGTGATGCCGAAACCGTCATCCGGAGCTGCTCCCGTCCAATAGCAGGAACTGGAACGGAGTCTGGCCCGTTCAGTTCAGGTGCAACGGCTGCCTTAACAATTTAGGTTATGGCTGAGGCTACCTACCACACAgcaaggtacctaggtgTGGGGTCATCGTAGGTGGAGACACACAGGGTGCTCTCGGTGCTGTGGGAGTCTGGGACTCGACTGGGAGCGAACCGCTGGCAGAGCAAAGCACAGCTGGCCAGACGGGGAACCTTTCTAGAAGTAGAACCCCTGCCCGCCAGAAATTCCATTCCAATTGAACAGCTCGACCATCGTCGTGGAGTCGAGAATCTTCCACCTCACCCTTATTCCCCTACACGTACAAaccccccatccatcccatcccatcccatcccttctACCCTCTCCCATCTCACCTCCTTTCGGACCATCAATTGGTTGGCTTGTCGACTCTGCCAATCCCCCTCCCGATTCAACCTCACCTGGATTCGATCACTGTTGCCGCTCCGCGTCACAATGTTCTAAGCCAGCAACaagtccatcttctccatcgGTTAATCTGCTGCTCAACGGTTTCTCACGCTTCGGCCTTCTTTCATCAGAAGTCTGATTCTACTGGTCTTGTCTCCAATTGCCGTATATATCGTCAGTTGTGAGTTCCTTCCCATGCCTCGGTCCAATGCTCGCGGTTACAGTCGCCCCCGCCGTTGTTGCCACAAGCACAGCTAACCGTCGCCACCCCTTGCAGATATACCGAAACGCCCTCCTACTCCCACGATTCTATCCCATCCCATCGACGACTACCTTCGTTAGTCATTCCACTATACAATGGCCTCCACTGATTCTGCAGTCTccaacggcgccgagccCTCGGCTGCCCAGAAGCTTCTCCAGACTCATGCCGACCACCATCCCACTGTTGAGGACGTTCCCGATGAGGATCTCCCTCTGAAGTCCGGCGAGTCTGCGACCTGGGCCGAACCCATCTCCACCAAGGCTGCGGGAAAGCAGAAGGAAACCTCCGCCCCTAGCAAGAAGTTCGATCCTCAGTCCCATGATCTCTTCCCCGAGCTCGGGGCCAGTTCCAAGGCGCCCACCGTCGCCCCGATCTGGGGAGCCAAGAGCAACGTTTCTACCCCTGCCAATGGTCTTTCGCGCTCCTCGACTCCCGCTTCCGGAAATGCCACTCCCAAGAATGGTCCCCCTTCCATGTCGATCCCTGGTCGCAACGTCGAGACGGTTGTACTGGAGCCCCAGTTCATCCTCCCGCGCGGCCAGCTGAAGCGCCCCATTCCGGACATCATGAAGGATATCAACCGCAAGTCGCGCGCCAACATCACTCTGTCCACCGCTACCAACGGAAGATTGAAATTTGACGCAACTGGCCCTCAGGACGTTGCTCAGCAGGCTCTGAAGGATCTCGTCCAGCAGATTGGTACCAAGGTAGGAAAATAACGACGCCACCAAGTTCGGGCAGCTAGGCTGACATTCTGCTCCTTTAGACCACCATCAAGGTCCCGATCCCCCAGTCCGCCCGTGCTCACATCATTGGCAAGGGCGGCTCCGTCATCAAGGCCATCCAGGAGAAGTCAGGTGCCCGCGTCCAGCTTCCtaaggcggaggagggcagCGCCcctgtcgacgaggatgatgactCCACCATCGATGTTCTCGTTGAGGGCAACGCTCTGTCTGCTGCCTCGGCTCGTAACGAGATTCTGAAGATTGCTGGCGAGCGCACGGCCAACGTAAACACCAAGCTGCGCGGCATCCCTGCTGAGTTCTACCCCTTTATTGCGGGTCCTGGAAACAGCCATGTCAATCAGTACGAGAACAACGGCGTCCAGGTTCGCGTCCCTCCCCACCAAATCTGGGCTCCTCGTGGCCGCAACCTCGCTGTCAACGAGGGCGAGCGCCCCGTGTTCGTTCCCGCTAGCGACAACCACATCCAGTTGGCCGGTGACCGCGCCGCTGTCCAAGCCGCGCGTGCCGAGATCGAGCGTCGTGTCCAGGAGCTGCAGAACCAGCTGGCTATTGACCAGTTCAGTCTGCAGAAGGGACGCCACCAGTTTATCGCCGGCCGCCGTGGCGAGTCTCTGGATGAATTCTTTGGCCAGACTGGTTGCACCATCCTCTTGcccaccgacgacgacgacgactctgTTACCGTCATTGGCCCTATCGCCCAGCTGAGCAAGGGTGTCGAGACTGCCATGGACAGAGCCATGAATATGCAGTCCACTACTTTCGACATCGGTCGGTTCCACAAGAACGcccccggcggcgtcaacgtTCACGCCCGTCATGTCACTCGTTACCTGCGCCACCGTGATCTGTTTGATGACATTGAGAGAGCCCACAGCACTCATATTAGCACGCCTTTCAACGCCAGCGGTTCCTCCCCGTACGAGTTGTACTCGCGCGACGGTAAGAAGGCTCTCCAGGCCCAATCGGCCATCGAGAAGCTTGTCCACGCCGTTCCTCCTGCCAGAATCGCCCCCATTCCCGTTGACCCCTTCTACCACAACTACCTGGTCAAGGATGTTGGCCCACGCATGAGGAACAGCCATGGTGTCCACGTCATTCTCCCCGAGTCTGGTGAGCCGGACGCTCCCGTTCTGTTGGTCTTTGAGGGTCCTACTGCTCCCgagcccaagcccgagatCAAGACCGGCCGCCCATCCGATGACGAGATCCGTACCTTCCAAGAGGCCCTGGAAGTTGCGCGCAAGCAAATCTTggacatcatcaacaagCAGGAGCAGATCGCCTCTGCCTCCATCGACGTGCCCCAGAAGTGAGTGTTGCGTTGAGTTCGTTGCGAAAGCGTATTGACGCTAACCTTGATAGGTTCCACGAGCGACTCCGTCGTTTCATCAAGAAGGAGCAGGCAAACCGGGCCGATGACCAGATTCCCATCCGTGTGTCCTCAGTCGGTACTGTCGTTACCCTGCGTGGTCCCGCCTCCGCTGTCAAGAAGCTTGAGGACAAGGTCATCGCCTTCATTGAGCAAGAAaaggaggatgagaaggaGCGTGGTTTCACAATGTCTTTTGACTTCCCCCAGAAGTTTGCCAACCACCTCATTGGCAAGGGCGGCTCGAACATCAAGGAGCTTCGCGACCGTTTTGACGTTGAGATTCAGGTTCAGGATGGCAAGGTCGAGCTTAAGGGTCCCAAGGCTAaggccgaggctgccaagGCACACATCAGCTCCCTCAGCCGCACCCTGGCCGATGAGGTGACCCACATCCTCAAGGTTGACCCCAAGTTCCATCGCGAGCTCATCGGCGCGGGAGGAAGCGTCACGAACCGCTTGCAAAACAAGTACAAGGTCTTGATCTTCTTCCCGCGGTCTGGCAAGAGCcccaaggacgacgaggcgaaCGCCGACGCTGTCAGCGATGCCGGCAAGCCTAAGCGTCACCAGGAGCCCGACGAAGTCATTGTCCGCGGTCCCAAGAAGGGAGCGGATGAGGCTCGCGACGAgatcctctccctcctccagTACTTGAAGGACACCTCTTTTACAGCGACAGTCTCCGTCCAACAGAAGCAGGTCCCGTCCATCATTGGACAGGGTGGCGCTGCCCTGGAGGAGCTACGCATTTCTTCCGGCGCCAAGATTGATATTCCTAgcggccgcgacgccgacaccGTTGAGATCCAGATCAAGGGCACTAAGGCTCAGGTGGCGGCTGCTAAgaaggcgctcgaggagaagagagatgTTTTCAACGACACCATTGTAAGAACCATTGAGGTGGATAAGAAGCACCACAAGTCTCTCATTGGAACCGGAGGTAAGATTTATTGACGTTCCGCCCCTTGGCCGAGCCAAAACTAATACCTGACAGGCGCCAACCTCCGTGACCTGGTTATCAAGGCTGGCGGGTCCGATGACCGCCGCGAGCTTGCCCGTACCATTCAGTTCCCCAAGCAGGAGGCTGATGGCCACACGATCAAGGTTGAGGGTCGCTCTGACATTGTCAACAAGATCTGCGCAAGGATCGAAGAGATCGTCGCGGAGAAGGAGAGTCAAATTACCGAGGTTCTGGACGTCCCCACTGAAAAACACAGGACCCTGATCggccgtggtggtgatgCTAAGCGACAGCTCGAGGCCCAATTTACTGTTTCGATCGACATCCCCCGCCAGGGTGATGGCAAGACCGGTGTCAAGATTACTGGCCGGCCCGAGAACGTAGAGAAAGCCAAGGAGCACATTGCCTCTCTCGTCAAGGAGCAGGAAGGAGAGACCCTCCAGGTTCCCCGCAGCCTGCACCACTCCATCTCCAACAATGGCCAGTTCTTCCGCCAGCTCCGCAACAACCACCAGATCTCTGTCGACCATGCTGGCCAGAGCGTGCCTCCCAAACCCAGTAGCGCCAGCCGTAGCAATGGCAGTGCTCTGCCTCTGATcaccgatgacgacgacgccaccGCTGATGTCCACTCGTGGAAGGTTGTGGACAGCGCtgcgggcgaagacggcgataTCGCCTGGGTTCTCCGTGGCTCTCCCGAGAAcatcgagaaggccaaggccgccatcgcctcggCCATCGAGCAGGCCCGTAGGAACACCCACACGGGCTACCTGGTTCTGCCCGACCCCAAGACCTACCGCTATGTCATCGGCCAGGGTGGCAGCAAGGTTAACTCGATCCGCAAGCAAAGCGGTTGCAAGATCAACGTGCCCCGCAACGATGACAAGGAGGATGCCATTGAGGTCATTGGCACCGCCGAGGGTGTTGAGAAGGCAAAGGGCTTGATCctggacgccgtcaaggagggACTCAGCTCTCGTGTGTCCCGGGACTAGGAGCCTAGGCACGATGATGCTTATACAACAGGGAAGGCATCCTACCTTCTCTTCaggcagcagctgcagggACTCGCTTCCGACTGGGCCAATGAACCACATGCAGAGGCTACGCAGTGGTAGAAGAAATAGGAGATGCAAGGACAGCAGCGACATTTATATACTACGTTCTTGAGTGTAAAAACAAACCCAGACAGAGGCCATATCGCCTGTGCGCGAACAGAAATGACACATTTATAAACCCAAAAAATAAAATGTAAAAATACTGGACCATACATACTTGACGTGAAAAATAGGTGTCCTTCTGCAGAATGTGTGCAAAACAACATTGCAAGGCTACTGATGTTGTATAGATGGAAACCTTTCTCAGCAAGAACAGGTACACCGACCTAACAAATTTAAACCAGCAGGTCCATGCAAGGGCTTGGCAAATGGGGGGTTTGGCAATCGAGATTTGAGGCAATAGTAAACAGATATGTAGAGTACATCATGACAGATCGTTGAGTGCTACAAGGACAGCCAACAGGCCGCAATTCCCCTCCCGATTCTACTTTCCTGTCGTTTCTCCCTTACAAGCCTGCATTTTCAACCACAGTGGAGGAAAGCTTAGTAGAAATTAAGCGACGCTGTTGGAGACGAAGTCCTTTCCGTTCCCACTCACTGAGAGATTTGATTTCTTCCGATTAGTCGGTGAAGGCCTTTTCCATCTGAGACTTGTACTTTTCCCTGATGACTCTCCTGTTGACCTTTTGGGTGGCGGTGACGAGGCCCTATGAGCAGTGTTAGTGGGCTTAGCTCCCGGTCGTGTTTGCCTTGCGGCTGGAGGGAATGATACATACGCTGTCCGGGGTCCATTCCTCTTCAGTCAGAACGACACCGCCGATGATCTCAAGGCCCGTCAGACCAGCCTTTCGGCCGAGCGCCACGAGGTCCTTGTGCACGGCATCAACAACCTTCTTATGAGTGTGCATGCtgtgctcgtcgacgccaagctTCTGCGCCTCTTCGGCAAGAGCTTTTTCGTTGGGGGCGATGACGGCAATAGCACGAGAGTGCTCGCCGTCTCCGTAAACCATGAGGTTGGCTACGAAGGGGCTGCCGCGGTAGACAgtctcgagcttctcgagagCGATGTACTCTCCTCCCTGCATCTTGACGAGGTTCTTGACACGGTCGATAACGCGCACATGGCCGACAGAGTCGAATTCTCCGATGTCACCCGTCTTAAACCAGCCATCCTTGgtgatggccttggctgTCTCCTCCGGGTTCATGTAATACTCCTTCAGCACAGGGAGACCCTTGATCCAAATTTCGCCCTGAGGCGGGTTCGAGTCGGCGTAGTAGTTGAGGTCTGGGATGGAGACGAGTTTAAGGTCGACGGCAGCAGGGATAGATCCAATACCAGTAGATGTGTACTCGAGAGGGTCGCCAAGGGCACCGTTGGCAGCCGTCTCGGTCAGACCATAGCCAGTCAACATAG
This window contains:
- a CDS encoding Putative K domain-containing protein; this encodes MASTDSAVSNGAEPSAAQKLLQTHADHHPTVEDVPDEDLPLKSGESATWAEPISTKAAGKQKETSAPSKKFDPQSHDLFPELGASSKAPTVAPIWGAKSNVSTPANGLSRSSTPASGNATPKNGPPSMSIPGRNVETVVLEPQFILPRGQLKRPIPDIMKDINRKSRANITLSTATNGRLKFDATGPQDVAQQALKDLVQQIGTKTTIKVPIPQSARAHIIGKGGSVIKAIQEKSGARVQLPKAEEGSAPVDEDDDSTIDVLVEGNALSAASARNEILKIAGERTANVNTKLRGIPAEFYPFIAGPGNSHVNQYENNGVQVRVPPHQIWAPRGRNLAVNEGERPVFVPASDNHIQLAGDRAAVQAARAEIERRVQELQNQLAIDQFSLQKGRHQFIAGRRGESLDEFFGQTGCTILLPTDDDDDSVTVIGPIAQLSKGVETAMDRAMNMQSTTFDIGRFHKNAPGGVNVHARHVTRYLRHRDLFDDIERAHSTHISTPFNASGSSPYELYSRDGKKALQAQSAIEKLVHAVPPARIAPIPVDPFYHNYLVKDVGPRMRNSHGVHVILPESGEPDAPVLLVFEGPTAPEPKPEIKTGRPSDDEIRTFQEALEVARKQILDIINKQEQIASASIDVPQKFHERLRRFIKKEQANRADDQIPIRVSSVGTVVTLRGPASAVKKLEDKVIAFIEQEKEDEKERGFTMSFDFPQKFANHLIGKGGSNIKELRDRFDVEIQVQDGKVELKGPKAKAEAAKAHISSLSRTLADEVTHILKVDPKFHRELIGAGGSVTNRLQNKYKVLIFFPRSGKSPKDDEANADAVSDAGKPKRHQEPDEVIVRGPKKGADEARDEILSLLQYLKDTSFTATVSVQQKQVPSIIGQGGAALEELRISSGAKIDIPSGRDADTVEIQIKGTKAQVAAAKKALEEKRDVFNDTIVRTIEVDKKHHKSLIGTGGANLRDLVIKAGGSDDRRELARTIQFPKQEADGHTIKVEGRSDIVNKICARIEEIVAEKESQITEVLDVPTEKHRTLIGRGGDAKRQLEAQFTVSIDIPRQGDGKTGVKITGRPENVEKAKEHIASLVKEQEGETLQVPRSLHHSISNNGQFFRQLRNNHQISVDHAGQSVPPKPSSASRSNGSALPLITDDDDATADVHSWKVVDSAAGEDGDIAWVLRGSPENIEKAKAAIASAIEQARRNTHTGYLVLPDPKTYRYVIGQGGSKVNSIRKQSGCKINVPRNDDKEDAIEVIGTAEGVEKAKGLILDAVKEGLSSRVSRD